The bacterium region CGGTCTTGAAGGTGTGAAGCGTGGACGCGTTCTTGAATTCATACCGGTCATGACACCATCGGAAACGGGACGTCGTTTGGGACCGCTCGGCTCCGCCAAAACAAATCCGCAGCTGGCGGACTCGAAGCGTTTTCAGAATCAACCCATCGATCTGGACTTTGGAATGACAGCGAAGTTTTCGCTTACACCCGCCGTGGCTCTGACTTCGGCTTTGAATCCGGATTTTGCTGAAGTCGAAGCGGATCAGCCGCAAATCACTGCCAATCAACGCTTCCCTCTTTTCTTTGATGAAAAGCGACCCTTCTTTCTGGAAGCAATAGAAATTTTTCAGACACCCATTCAGGCCGTTCATACACGCACAATCATTGATCCAAACGGCGCCGCAAAACTATCCGGAAAACACGGCCACACGACCTTTGGACTCATGGCCGCAAGCGATGAAGCTCCCGGCAACTTCAGCGAAGAAGAAAAGACGGATCCAGGCCTTGAAAGGTTCATCGATAAGAATGCCTATTCGATGCTATTTCGCGTCAGACGCGATATTGCTGACCAATCGAACTTCGGGTTTCTCGCGACGAGCTACAACTTTGTTGAGAAGCACAATCATCTGGTGGGGTTCGACGGGCGTCTCAATATTCGTTCAAACAGCTTCCTGACTTTTCAATTTCTGGGAACAAACTCCCGGCGATTTTTTTACGATCCCGATACGGATCAGAACAAATATCGTACGGGTAATGGGCTCGGCTATTACGGACAATTCAATCGGACGGGCCGGCATCTCAATGTTCAAGTGACCGGACAAGGTTACACGGCTGACTATCGTGCTGATCTCGGTTTTATACAACGGACAAATACCAACAGATGGAACGCCTCTGTGCGTTATAACTCAGAACCCAAGAACGATGGGAAACTGATTTCCTGGAGCGCGCTGCATGTGTCTCTGGCCCAGTTCGACTGGCAAGGAAGAATGCAGTACGCGTATCACTTCCCTCAAGTGTTTTTCAATTTCAAAAGACAAACTTTTCTCAATTTGTATGGATATTGCGATTATGTCCGGCTTTTTGAAGAAGAATTCGGTCCGAAAAGATCACCGGCACGCCAGGGAGCGTTCAGCGGTTCTCCGGAGCGAAGTACGGATTACGCGGGATTCGCTATTCAGGCCGGTACCGCCCCCAGTAAAAAATATTCTTTTACCGTTTATATTGACAACTCCTGGAATAACCTCGATTTCGATTTTGGGGCAGGTCCAAAATTTCCAAGGGTCTCCCCTGCTGCGTTAGCGGATCCGGATGCTCCGCTTGATCCGGGTCCCGGCAGGTCGAAATACGCATCGGTAACAGCCACATACCAACCGGCTGAAGCGTTGAAGCTTGCTGTCGATTTTACGAAGAGCAGTCTGGTTCGCAACGACACGAAGCTCCCGGCTTTTGAGCAGAACCTCTATAGCTTGCGAGCGAATTATTCTTTTACTCGTTTTACGTTCGCGCGGGCGCGTATTGATTACGATTCACTAACGGCCAGTATCCGCGGGCAATTCTTAGCAGGATGGACGCCCAATCCGGGAACATCGCTTTATCTCGGTTACAACGAAGATTTCAACTACAACGGTTACGACCCATTCACAAATCGGTACGAACAGGGTTTGCACCGCAACACACGCACGTTTTTCGTAAAACTCTCATACCTGTTCCGTTACGGACTTTAAATCCAAGGAGAAAGAATCATGATCAAACTCGCATCCTTAGTAATTTTGATTGCCTCGCTTTTATTCGCCGAACCCGCAACGTTGAAACAAATCGCCCACTTGAATGATTTCCAGGTGATCGAGTTTCGCCGTTATACAGTTAAAGAGGGAGAACGTGAGAATTTTGCACGATATTTTGAAAGTTATTTTCCGGACGCATTTCAGCAGTTAGGCGCCATCTGTTTCGGTCAGTTCATGGAACGCAAGAATCCTTCGATGTTTACATGGATCAGAGGTTTCAAGAATAACGATGGCCGGGGTACGGTCAATTCCGCTTTCTACTATGGCCCTTTATGGAGAGAACATTCCAAAGTCATGAATGATCGCCTGCTTGATGCCTCTAATGTTTTGCGGCTTCGGCCGTTAAATCCTGATTCACAGATCACCATCCTTCCAGCGGTGGATCCGGTAGCGGAAAAAAACGGAGCTCAAGGAATTGTGATTGCACAAATATTCCAGGTGAAGGCGGACAGTGTCGAGACTTTTGCACAAAAAGCAGGGACCACGTTCGCAGCTTACCGGGATGCAGGCGCGCGTCAAGCTGGTGTTCTGATCACATTCGATGGCACGGATACATTTCCGCAACTCCCCTTTCGCACGGATGGACCACACCTTGTGTGGCTCGGCATACTCCAGGATGATCAGATGCTGGAGACTCGATTCCTGCCGGTAGTGGAACGCAACCTGGAATCGCTCTCCGGCCTCGGCTTGCTGAGAAATGCACCGGAGCTGTTGATCTTGGATCCGACCAGCCGTTCGCGGTTACGTTGGATGTAAGTCGTAGTGTCAAAATGGTACCAGTTAGAACCATTATGGTTCATTTTGGTACCAAACGGTTCATTTTGGCATCATTACGAAGTAAACTTCAGGAATGTTTTCTCAGCAATTCATCAAATCGGGCCATCGTTTCCATTGCGCCTTCTTCCATTCCGGACCGGAGCATTCCTTCAAGATCCTCTATCGTCTTGTAAATTGCTTTATTCGTCATCTTCGTTTTGCCATTGATCTCTTCGAATGTGACGACTTCAATCAATTCATGGCCCGGTCCAATCGGTTCGAAATTAAACGTGTATACGAGCCGCTCGGGCGGAACGATCTCGCGGTATTCTCCGCTGAATGCATACTCGTTGCCATTCGGTTCTTGCTGGATGAAGCGCCAGACGCCTCCCGGCCTGAAATCCATTTTCTCAACCGTGGTCTTGTATTTTTTCGGACCCCACCACTGCGGGATAAGATCGGGATCGGTCCATAATTTCCAAACGAGCTGTCGCGGCGCATCAAAAATCCGCTCCCCTGTTATTTCTCGTCCTTCGCGATTCACACTAAAATTTTTTGGCGTTATCATGATCAATCCTTCCTTGCTTTCAGTCTAGCAGTGATACTTCGTTTATCTTTTTTCTTTTTGAGCATTTTTTCTTTTTCAGCTTGTAATACCTGATCAAATGCGTCGAAACGCTGATTCCAAAGTTCCATCACATCTTTGGCCCATTGTTCCAGCTGCTGCACAGCATCCGGATTGATCCGGTAGATGCGTTGCTGGGCCCGTTTTTCGACTTGCACCAGGTTTGCTTCCTTTAAAACTTTTAGATGCTGGGAAATCGCAGGGGGGCTTACGGCAAATCTGTCGCAGATTTCTGTCGCGGATAATTGGCCCTTGCTTGCAAGCATCTCAACAATATGGCGTCTGTTTGGTTCAGCAAGCGCGTAAAAAACATCCATGACACCTAATCATAAAGCCATCACTTAATTAAGTCAATACTTAATAATAAGCTTTCGACCGATTCAGCTGTGATAAATTAGGGGGCAATGCCGATTTTGCCGGGAAGAAAACTAGGGCCTTATAAGGTCACCGGACAGCTGGGCACCGGTGGAATGGGAGAAGTGTATGTTGCGACCGATACGCGTCTGGATCGGCGTGTTGCCGTCAAGGTATTGCCGCCTCATCTGTCCGAAGATTCCCAGTTTTCCAGGCGTTTTCAGCAGGAAGCACGCACGATCGCTAGCTTGAATCACCCTCACATTTGTATGTTGCTCGATATCGGAAACGATGCGGGTGTCGACTACCTGGTTATGGAATATCTGGAAGGAGAAACGTTGCGCTCGCGGCTTAGAACAGGTCCGATGACTGTGCAAGATGCGTGGACGGTTGCTCTGCAGATTGCTAACGGTTTGGCGGCGGCTCATAACAAGGGAATCATTCACCGAGATTTGAAGCCTGAGAATATTTTTCTTACCGGCGAACACGGCGCGAAAATTCTGGATTTCGGACTTGCAGCACGCGTACAGACCGCTGAAACCGTGGACAATCCATCCTCTGTTTACACGCAAGATAAGATAACGTCGCCCGGAACGGTCCTTGGCACCCTTGAATATTTATCGCCCGAGCAAGCTTGCGGCCAACCGCCGGACGCAAGAAGCGATCTTTTCGCGTTCGGTCTGATTCTTTACGAGATGATCACCGGACGCAGTTGTTTTTCACGGCGCACGGCCGCGGAAACGCTTGCAGCAATTCTAAGAGATGATCCTAAGGAGTTCACGAGTCAGAGCGTTGCAATTCCTTTCGAGATTCAATCGCTAGTCCGGCAATGCCTGAGAAAAAATCCGGAAGACCGGCCCCAATCGGCTAACGAAGTAGTATCGAACTTGCGTAAAATAGGCCAATCCGGCGATACCGTTTCATTTAGCGGACCGGAAGAAGTCGCTTCTATTGCAGTACTTCCCTTTCGAAATCTTGGCATGGATCGCGAAAATGAATATTTCAGCGACGGCCTTACGGAAGAGCTCATCGCGGATCTGTCAAAAATATCATCCCTGCGTGTCATCTCCCGTATTTCAGCGATGCGGCTCAAGGATTCCCAAAAAGATGTGAAGGACATCAGTAAAGTGCTAAATGTTCGCTATATTCTGGAAGGTTCGGTGCGTAAAGCGGGAGTCAATCTTCGAATCACAGCACAGTTAACGGATACCGATTCGGACTCTGTCCTGTGGTCCGATAAGTACGGCGGGACGCTTGAAGATGTGTTTGAGATTCAGGAGCGTGTTTCGCGATCGATTGTGGATGCGCTGAGTGTAAGGCTTACTGCAAAAGAGAATCGACTCCTGGCAGAGCGTCCGTTTGAAAACATCCAGGCTTACGACGCCTATTTGCGAGCGCGAAACCGGATTTGGACTTTCGACGAAAGTCAGCTGAATCAGGCTGTCTCGGAGTTGAAGTCGGCGCTTGCTTTGTCAGGCGATAATATCATCCTTTATCGCGGTATCGGCGTGGCCATGTGGCAATACCTGAATATGGGCGCATCTGCTGACCCCGCGTATCTTGACGAAGCTGAAGATTATGCGCGAAAAATTCTGAGACTTGATCCATCAGGCCCGCATGGTCCGGCTCTGCTGGGGCTGATTGCAGCTCATCGCGGAAATATTCAAGAGTGGATTCGCCAACTCCAGATTTCAGTTCGCATCGATCCCACGGACACCGACTGCCTCTCCATGCTGGCACTTGGATGGTTGTTCGTTGGGCAAATGAAAGAAGCCTTCCAACTCATCGCAAGGATAGAATCGGTTGATCCACTCTGGTTTTTCCTTTACTGGCTAAAGGCTTTCTATGATTACCTGGAATGCAGGTTTGATTCGGCTCTTTCCTATATGAAGAAAAGTAAGG contains the following coding sequences:
- a CDS encoding carbohydrate binding family 9 domain-containing protein; this encodes MGRKAAALTCLNLFVVLAVAGYAYETKIRDPSRLPLDVTFFESQPSIDGRIDEAIWKEATRLKDFYQTQPGDNTLPSFPTEVLLGYNQQFLFIAIQASDRPDKIRATLTKRDDVSNDDYIAIYLDTFHDQRKAYLLMFNPLGMQQDGIYLEDGKTDYSVDIVMNSKGTLIENGYTIEISIPFHSLRYQTSKQKRWGIHVLRVIKHLDEENSWMPLSRDKTTVSGSEETKAKFLAQAGEITGLEGVKRGRVLEFIPVMTPSETGRRLGPLGSAKTNPQLADSKRFQNQPIDLDFGMTAKFSLTPAVALTSALNPDFAEVEADQPQITANQRFPLFFDEKRPFFLEAIEIFQTPIQAVHTRTIIDPNGAAKLSGKHGHTTFGLMAASDEAPGNFSEEEKTDPGLERFIDKNAYSMLFRVRRDIADQSNFGFLATSYNFVEKHNHLVGFDGRLNIRSNSFLTFQFLGTNSRRFFYDPDTDQNKYRTGNGLGYYGQFNRTGRHLNVQVTGQGYTADYRADLGFIQRTNTNRWNASVRYNSEPKNDGKLISWSALHVSLAQFDWQGRMQYAYHFPQVFFNFKRQTFLNLYGYCDYVRLFEEEFGPKRSPARQGAFSGSPERSTDYAGFAIQAGTAPSKKYSFTVYIDNSWNNLDFDFGAGPKFPRVSPAALADPDAPLDPGPGRSKYASVTATYQPAEALKLAVDFTKSSLVRNDTKLPAFEQNLYSLRANYSFTRFTFARARIDYDSLTASIRGQFLAGWTPNPGTSLYLGYNEDFNYNGYDPFTNRYEQGLHRNTRTFFVKLSYLFRYGL
- a CDS encoding SRPBCC family protein gives rise to the protein MITPKNFSVNREGREITGERIFDAPRQLVWKLWTDPDLIPQWWGPKKYKTTVEKMDFRPGGVWRFIQQEPNGNEYAFSGEYREIVPPERLVYTFNFEPIGPGHELIEVVTFEEINGKTKMTNKAIYKTIEDLEGMLRSGMEEGAMETMARFDELLRKHS
- a CDS encoding metalloregulator ArsR/SmtB family transcription factor — encoded protein: MDVFYALAEPNRRHIVEMLASKGQLSATEICDRFAVSPPAISQHLKVLKEANLVQVEKRAQQRIYRINPDAVQQLEQWAKDVMELWNQRFDAFDQVLQAEKEKMLKKKKDKRSITARLKARKD
- a CDS encoding protein kinase → MPILPGRKLGPYKVTGQLGTGGMGEVYVATDTRLDRRVAVKVLPPHLSEDSQFSRRFQQEARTIASLNHPHICMLLDIGNDAGVDYLVMEYLEGETLRSRLRTGPMTVQDAWTVALQIANGLAAAHNKGIIHRDLKPENIFLTGEHGAKILDFGLAARVQTAETVDNPSSVYTQDKITSPGTVLGTLEYLSPEQACGQPPDARSDLFAFGLILYEMITGRSCFSRRTAAETLAAILRDDPKEFTSQSVAIPFEIQSLVRQCLRKNPEDRPQSANEVVSNLRKIGQSGDTVSFSGPEEVASIAVLPFRNLGMDRENEYFSDGLTEELIADLSKISSLRVISRISAMRLKDSQKDVKDISKVLNVRYILEGSVRKAGVNLRITAQLTDTDSDSVLWSDKYGGTLEDVFEIQERVSRSIVDALSVRLTAKENRLLAERPFENIQAYDAYLRARNRIWTFDESQLNQAVSELKSALALSGDNIILYRGIGVAMWQYLNMGASADPAYLDEAEDYARKILRLDPSGPHGPALLGLIAAHRGNIQEWIRQLQISVRIDPTDTDCLSMLALGWLFVGQMKEAFQLIARIESVDPLWFFLYWLKAFYDYLECRFDSALSYMKKSKELQPINPAVSWATAQILASMDKKEEAVTLIEQTFPNPSESAFATMAWMLKYALRAQPKPVEELMTPEFESAVWSDLQWTHAIAQCYALLDNKEQSLRWLERSASRGFIHYPFLSQRDPLLKNVRADSSFQALMRKTKQQWQNFTQMN